In Polaribacter sp. L3A8, a genomic segment contains:
- a CDS encoding nucleoside recognition domain-containing protein, giving the protein METKNIDKIIELSNELRWQIGDDFHDNLTEAIYADASKIVEKTVVKDDKKGAFYLNAKIDRVVTSKIWGFPIMLLLLGLVLWLTIIGANYPSSMLASLLLDTVHPLLKEGASSVGFPWWLSGFLIDGVYLSVAWVIAVMLPPMAIFFPLFTLLEDFGYLPRVAFNMDALFKKSGAHGKQALTMSMGFGCNAAGVVATRIIDSPRERLIAIITNNFSLCNGRWPTQILLATIFIGAVVPSTYSSLISLVAVVGIAVLGIFFMFFFSWALSKTVLKGEVSTFNLELPPYRTPLFWKTIYTSLIDRTLIVLWRAIVFAAPAGAVIWLISNIFIGNESIAVYLIHSLDGFGFLLGLNGVILLAYVVAIPANEIVIPSILMLTVMVTGVAGGAGAGVMFELDSVSATGDVLRSGGWTLLTAINVMLFSLLHNPCSTTIYTIYKETKSVKWTVVATMLPVIAGFIVTFLVAQIWRILS; this is encoded by the coding sequence ATGGAAACAAAAAATATTGATAAAATTATAGAGTTATCTAATGAGTTGCGCTGGCAAATTGGCGATGATTTTCATGATAACTTAACCGAGGCAATTTATGCTGATGCTTCTAAAATTGTAGAAAAAACAGTTGTAAAAGATGATAAAAAAGGCGCTTTTTATTTAAATGCAAAAATAGATCGAGTAGTAACAAGTAAAATTTGGGGTTTTCCAATTATGCTTTTGCTGTTAGGTTTGGTGCTTTGGTTAACAATTATTGGCGCCAATTATCCATCATCAATGTTGGCTAGTTTATTATTAGATACGGTTCATCCTTTGTTAAAAGAAGGAGCATCATCTGTTGGTTTTCCTTGGTGGTTGTCTGGTTTTTTAATTGATGGAGTTTATTTGTCAGTTGCTTGGGTAATTGCAGTAATGTTACCGCCTATGGCGATATTTTTTCCGTTATTTACTTTATTAGAAGATTTTGGGTATTTACCAAGAGTCGCTTTTAATATGGATGCACTTTTTAAAAAATCTGGTGCACACGGTAAACAAGCCTTAACAATGAGTATGGGGTTTGGTTGTAATGCAGCGGGAGTTGTAGCAACACGTATTATTGATAGTCCTAGAGAACGATTAATTGCAATTATTACTAATAATTTTTCTTTGTGTAATGGTCGTTGGCCAACACAAATATTATTAGCTACCATATTTATTGGAGCTGTTGTTCCATCAACATATTCTAGTTTAATTTCTTTAGTTGCCGTTGTTGGAATTGCCGTTTTAGGAATCTTTTTTATGTTTTTCTTTTCTTGGGCATTGTCTAAAACAGTCTTAAAAGGAGAGGTTTCTACTTTTAATTTAGAGCTTCCACCTTATAGAACACCGTTATTTTGGAAAACGATTTATACGTCTTTAATAGATAGAACATTAATTGTTTTATGGAGAGCAATTGTTTTTGCAGCGCCTGCAGGAGCGGTAATATGGTTAATTTCTAATATTTTTATTGGTAATGAAAGCATTGCAGTATATTTAATTCATTCTTTAGATGGGTTTGGATTTTTACTTGGTTTAAATGGTGTTATTTTATTAGCGTATGTTGTTGCTATTCCTGCCAATGAAATTGTAATTCCGTCTATATTAATGTTAACAGTAATGGTAACTGGAGTGGCTGGTGGCGCTGGCGCTGGAGTAATGTTCGAGTTAGATTCTGTTAGTGCAACGGGAGATGTTTTAAGAAGTGGTGGTTGGACCTTGTTAACGGCAATTAATGTAATGTTGTTTAGTTTACTGCATAACCCATGTAGTACAACTATTTACACAATTTATAAAGAGACAAAAAGCGTAAAATGGACGGTAGTTGCTACCATGTTACCTGTAATTGCAGGGTTTATAGTAACTTTCTTAGTGGCGCAAATTTGGAGAATTTTAAGTTAA
- a CDS encoding FeoB small GTPase domain-containing protein: protein MKTATKSACDTCVHHNLDGVKKLGVDTENVDFVIALAGNPNTGKSTVFNALTGLRQHTGNWPGKTVTRAEGAFEYQQQKYKLIDLPGTYSLMSRSEDEEVARDFILFGKPTLTVIVVDASRLERNLNLVLQILEISSNAVLCLNLMDEAEKNNINIDHRSLSRELGIPVVPTSARSKEGIPELIAAISDLANGKIVCKPYKIKSIPKHVEDAVQKLSNAIKEEYPNVSNSRWLAFRVLEGDTHILEALKTGDFI from the coding sequence ATGAAAACGGCAACAAAATCAGCTTGTGACACTTGTGTACATCATAATTTAGACGGCGTAAAAAAATTAGGCGTAGATACTGAAAATGTAGACTTTGTAATTGCATTAGCAGGAAACCCAAATACCGGAAAAAGTACTGTTTTTAATGCATTAACAGGTTTAAGGCAACACACAGGTAATTGGCCAGGGAAAACGGTTACAAGAGCAGAAGGCGCATTCGAATATCAGCAACAAAAATATAAGTTAATAGATTTACCGGGTACGTATTCTTTAATGTCTCGATCTGAGGATGAGGAAGTTGCTAGAGATTTTATCCTTTTTGGTAAACCAACTTTAACGGTTATTGTGGTAGATGCAAGTAGGTTAGAGCGTAATTTAAACTTGGTATTGCAAATTTTAGAAATTTCTTCGAATGCTGTTTTGTGTTTGAATTTAATGGACGAAGCAGAGAAAAATAATATAAACATAGATCATAGAAGTTTATCAAGAGAATTAGGTATTCCTGTTGTGCCAACAAGTGCAAGGTCTAAAGAAGGAATTCCGGAATTAATTGCTGCAATTAGCGATTTAGCAAACGGAAAAATAGTTTGTAAACCTTATAAAATAAAGAGTATTCCAAAACACGTAGAAGATGCTGTTCAAAAATTGAGCAACGCTATTAAAGAAGAATATCCAAATGTTTCAAATAGCAGGTGGTTAGCTTTTAGGGTTTTAGAAGGAGATACACATATTTTAGAAGCCTTAAAAACAGGTGATTTTATTTAA
- a CDS encoding metal-dependent transcriptional regulator: MNTYNPVTALLVFGVVIILLFFIFNPKKGLFFKYLKARKENEKTAIEDVLKLLYHNPDTSKDTIFDELEFSHSLLLESIETMLETGLMEKKNELFSLTNEGDEYALRIIRAHRLWEKYLSEKTGFHKEEWHKRAEKKEHELSGKEVEDLSTLLGNPRYDPHGDPIPTKGGEVPKKKGMLLSKLPVFNFGKIIHIEDEPIGVYKQILAKHIHLDSQFYMKEVNENRIVFESEGEQFVLTPKVAKNITVISLDKADVIEKDTMRLSNLESNQKALIIGVSKECRGENRRRLLDLGFVKGATVNVDLLNPLGDPKAFLIKGTAIALRKDQAVKILITKV; the protein is encoded by the coding sequence ATGAACACTTACAATCCTGTAACAGCGCTTTTGGTATTTGGTGTCGTTATCATACTGTTGTTTTTTATTTTTAATCCTAAAAAAGGACTCTTTTTTAAGTATTTAAAAGCACGTAAAGAAAATGAAAAAACGGCTATAGAAGATGTTTTAAAATTATTGTATCATAATCCTGACACCTCGAAAGATACTATTTTTGATGAGCTAGAATTTAGTCATAGTTTATTACTAGAAAGTATTGAAACCATGTTAGAAACAGGTTTGATGGAAAAAAAGAATGAATTATTCTCTTTAACAAACGAAGGAGATGAGTATGCGTTAAGGATTATTAGAGCACATCGTTTGTGGGAAAAATACTTATCAGAAAAAACAGGTTTTCATAAAGAAGAATGGCATAAAAGAGCAGAAAAAAAAGAACATGAGTTGTCTGGAAAAGAGGTAGAAGATTTGTCTACGCTTTTAGGAAATCCAAGATATGATCCTCACGGAGATCCAATACCTACTAAGGGGGGTGAAGTGCCTAAGAAAAAAGGAATGTTGCTTTCTAAATTACCTGTTTTTAATTTCGGGAAAATTATTCATATAGAAGATGAGCCTATTGGTGTTTATAAGCAAATTTTAGCGAAACACATTCATTTAGATTCTCAGTTTTATATGAAAGAAGTTAATGAAAATCGCATTGTTTTTGAGTCGGAAGGAGAACAGTTTGTATTAACACCAAAAGTGGCTAAGAATATTACTGTAATTTCTTTAGATAAGGCAGATGTAATAGAAAAAGACACCATGCGTTTATCAAATTTAGAAAGTAATCAAAAAGCTCTTATTATTGGTGTTTCTAAAGAGTGTAGAGGAGAAAATAGAAGACGATTATTAGATTTAGGTTTTGTAAAAGGAGCCACTGTTAATGTAGATTTATTAAACCCTTTAGGAGATCCAAAAGCATTTTTAATTAAAGGAACTGCCATTGCGTTAAGAAAAGACCAGGCGGTTAAAATTTTAATTACCAAAGTATAA
- a CDS encoding metal-dependent transcriptional regulator, which yields MFTFSEENYLKAIYHLELDADKGISTNAIAKKLETKASSVTDMIKKLSEKEVVVYKKYKGVKLTDFGKKIAANIVRKHRLWEVFLVEKLNFSWDEVHDVAEQLEHIKSEKLVDQIDAFLGFPTHDPHGDPIPDKDGNLKTIEKSLLSTLSKNESGVCVGVDDSSSEFLKFLDKKGITLGKKITVLDKEDFDNSLSILIEEKKLSISYKIANNLYIQKT from the coding sequence ATGTTTACATTTTCCGAAGAAAATTATTTAAAAGCAATTTATCATTTAGAATTAGATGCTGATAAAGGAATCAGTACAAATGCTATTGCTAAAAAGTTAGAAACAAAAGCTTCTTCTGTAACAGATATGATTAAAAAGCTATCTGAAAAAGAGGTGGTTGTTTATAAAAAGTATAAAGGTGTAAAGTTGACAGATTTTGGAAAGAAAATTGCAGCAAATATTGTACGTAAACACAGGCTTTGGGAGGTTTTTTTAGTTGAGAAATTAAATTTTTCTTGGGATGAAGTGCATGATGTTGCAGAGCAGTTAGAACATATCAAGTCAGAAAAATTAGTAGACCAGATAGATGCTTTTTTAGGTTTTCCAACGCACGATCCTCATGGAGATCCTATTCCGGATAAAGACGGAAATTTAAAAACAATTGAAAAAAGTTTATTATCAACTTTATCAAAAAACGAAAGTGGAGTTTGTGTGGGTGTTGATGATTCTTCATCAGAATTTTTAAAATTCTTAGATAAAAAGGGCATCACGTTAGGAAAAAAAATTACCGTTTTAGATAAAGAAGATTTTGACAATTCTTTATCAATTTTAATAGAAGAAAAAAAGCTGTCTATTTCATATAAAATAGCTAATAATTTATACATTCAAAAAACATGA
- a CDS encoding TonB-dependent receptor, whose amino-acid sequence MNLKRLFLFIAFISINSIFSQNNTISGKIYNNSDALPYVNVYLKKTKIGAASDENGFYQLKNIPKGNYTLVASSIGYKTKSIKISIDKNQKITQNFSLVEDSSLDEIVISGTLKPVTKSNSSVPIEVYSKTFFKKNPTPSIFESLQNVNGVRPQLNCNVCNTGDIHINGLEGPYTFVLIDGMPIVSGLSTVYGLTGIPQALIERVEIVKGPASTLYGSEAVGGIINIITKKPSNSPALTTDVFASSWGEVNTDIGLRYKLSEKTQGLLGVNYFNYQNRIDNNNDGFTDLTLQNRISLFNKINIERESNKVFTVAGRYVYEDRWGGEMDWEKEFRGTDIKYGESIYTNRWETFGTYELPTSENINFQFSANGHYQDSFYGTDAYDAEQLIAFGQFVYNKQIKEKHDLLLGVAYRYTFYDDNTFATFEEDGITNKASVTHLPGVFLQDEISLNKQNKLLIGARWDYNSLHGSIFSPRVNYKWNSKDNADIIRLSVGNGFRVANVFTEDHAALTGAREVEFNGELDPETSWNANINYVKKINTENSFITLDASAFYTYFNNRILPDYETDSNKIIYANLDGYSVSKGVSLNTDITFTNGLAINLGATLMDVSITENDIKTRQLLTEGFSGVWSISYKLHHNFTIDYTGNLYGPMRLPLLGKNDTRDKYSPWYSIQNLQLTKNFNNSWEVYGGVKNLLNFTPAANSINNSKNPFDKGINTEQNPELAFDPNYVYASNQGIRAFLGVRYTIF is encoded by the coding sequence ATGAATCTAAAAAGACTCTTCTTATTTATTGCTTTTATCAGTATAAATTCTATTTTTTCTCAGAATAACACTATTTCTGGTAAAATCTATAACAACTCAGATGCATTGCCTTATGTAAATGTCTATTTGAAAAAGACTAAAATCGGAGCAGCTTCTGACGAAAACGGCTTTTATCAACTAAAAAACATTCCAAAAGGAAATTACACACTTGTTGCAAGTAGTATTGGTTATAAAACTAAATCTATTAAAATATCTATTGATAAAAATCAAAAAATTACGCAGAACTTCTCTTTAGTAGAAGATAGTTCTTTAGATGAAATTGTTATTTCTGGCACTTTAAAACCAGTTACAAAATCTAACAGTTCTGTTCCTATAGAGGTTTATAGTAAAACTTTTTTTAAGAAAAATCCAACTCCTTCAATTTTTGAATCTTTACAAAATGTAAACGGAGTTAGGCCGCAATTAAACTGTAATGTTTGTAATACGGGAGATATTCATATTAACGGATTAGAAGGCCCTTATACTTTTGTTTTAATTGATGGAATGCCAATTGTAAGTGGACTGTCTACCGTTTACGGGTTAACCGGAATTCCGCAAGCATTAATAGAAAGAGTAGAAATTGTTAAAGGACCAGCATCTACATTGTATGGTTCTGAAGCAGTAGGAGGAATTATAAATATCATCACCAAAAAACCATCTAACTCCCCCGCATTAACAACAGATGTTTTTGCTAGCTCTTGGGGAGAAGTAAATACAGACATTGGTTTACGTTATAAATTATCAGAAAAAACGCAAGGTTTATTGGGGGTTAATTACTTTAATTATCAGAATAGAATTGATAATAATAATGATGGATTTACAGACTTAACACTTCAAAATAGAATATCTCTTTTTAATAAAATAAATATTGAAAGAGAAAGTAATAAAGTCTTTACAGTTGCTGGTAGATATGTTTATGAAGATCGTTGGGGTGGCGAAATGGATTGGGAAAAGGAGTTTAGAGGGACAGATATAAAATATGGTGAGAGTATTTACACGAATAGATGGGAAACTTTTGGAACCTATGAATTGCCTACATCAGAAAATATTAATTTTCAATTTAGTGCAAACGGACATTATCAAGATTCCTTTTACGGAACAGATGCTTATGACGCTGAACAATTAATTGCTTTTGGTCAGTTTGTATATAACAAACAGATTAAGGAAAAACACGATTTACTTTTAGGAGTTGCTTATAGGTATACTTTTTATGATGATAATACTTTTGCTACTTTTGAGGAAGACGGAATTACAAACAAAGCTTCTGTAACTCATTTACCAGGTGTTTTTCTTCAGGATGAAATTAGCTTAAACAAGCAAAATAAATTACTTATTGGTGCAAGATGGGATTATAATAGTTTGCATGGTAGTATTTTTTCTCCGAGAGTAAATTACAAATGGAATTCTAAAGACAATGCTGATATTATTAGACTTAGTGTTGGTAACGGTTTTAGAGTTGCCAATGTTTTTACAGAAGACCATGCTGCGTTAACAGGTGCTAGAGAAGTAGAATTTAATGGCGAATTAGACCCAGAAACTTCTTGGAATGCAAACATTAACTATGTTAAAAAAATAAATACAGAAAATTCGTTTATCACCTTAGATGCGAGTGCTTTTTACACGTATTTTAATAATAGAATTTTGCCTGATTACGAAACGGATTCTAATAAAATAATATATGCAAATCTAGATGGTTATTCTGTTTCAAAAGGAGTTTCTTTAAACACAGACATTACATTTACAAACGGATTAGCTATTAATTTAGGTGCCACTTTAATGGATGTTTCCATAACAGAAAACGATATTAAAACAAGGCAATTATTAACAGAAGGTTTTAGTGGAGTTTGGTCTATTTCTTACAAGTTACATCATAATTTTACAATAGATTATACTGGAAATTTATACGGACCAATGCGATTACCTTTATTGGGAAAAAATGATACAAGAGACAAATATTCTCCTTGGTACAGTATACAAAACCTACAATTAACTAAAAACTTTAATAATAGTTGGGAAGTTTATGGTGGTGTAAAAAACCTTTTAAATTTTACACCAGCAGCAAATAGTATAAATAATTCTAAAAACCCTTTTGATAAAGGAATTAATACAGAACAAAACCCAGAATTAGCTTTTGATCCAAATTACGTATACGCTTCTAACCAAGGAATTAGAGCCTTTTTAGGCGTACGCTACACAATCTTTTAA
- a CDS encoding thioredoxin family protein, with product MKKYIIFIILFICFTIQSQEKELNVFSFEETEILHQQKPKPVVIFIYTDWCKFCYAMEKNTFGNKEIIEILNKNFYFIKLNAEEKKDILFLNNTFKYKPTGKNTGIHQLANELASIKNKISYPTSIILNSKFEIELQKSGYINSKKMKSIINRYMKSLSLN from the coding sequence ATGAAAAAATATATAATCTTTATTATTTTATTTATTTGCTTTACAATTCAATCTCAAGAAAAAGAATTGAATGTTTTTTCTTTTGAGGAAACAGAAATACTACATCAACAAAAGCCAAAACCAGTGGTAATTTTCATTTATACAGATTGGTGTAAATTTTGTTATGCGATGGAAAAAAACACCTTCGGAAACAAAGAAATAATTGAAATTTTAAATAAAAACTTTTATTTTATAAAACTAAATGCAGAAGAAAAGAAAGACATACTATTTTTAAACAACACATTTAAGTACAAACCAACCGGTAAAAACACAGGAATTCATCAACTTGCAAACGAATTGGCATCCATTAAGAATAAAATTAGTTATCCTACATCAATTATATTGAACTCTAAATTTGAAATTGAACTACAGAAAAGTGGTTATATAAATAGTAAAAAAATGAAATCAATTATAAATAGATACATGAAGTCCCTTTCCTTAAATTAA